One genomic region from Leifsonia poae encodes:
- the rpmC gene encoding 50S ribosomal protein L29, producing MAIGSKELASAELDTFEDERLVDELKKAKEELFNLRFQSATGQLESHGRLRAVKRDIARIYTVIRERELGIRPTPAPVEVVAAKTAKKTTKTKAEKEAAPAAEAETETEEAK from the coding sequence ATGGCGATCGGATCCAAGGAGCTCGCATCCGCTGAGCTCGACACTTTCGAAGACGAGCGACTCGTCGACGAGCTGAAGAAGGCCAAGGAAGAGCTGTTCAACCTGCGCTTCCAGTCCGCGACCGGTCAGCTCGAGAGCCACGGCCGCCTGCGCGCCGTGAAGCGCGACATCGCTCGCATCTACACGGTCATCCGTGAGCGTGAACTCGGCATTCGGCCCACCCCGGCCCCCGTCGAGGTCGTCGCCGCGAAGACCGCGAAGAAGACCACGAAGACCAAGGCCGAGAAGGAGGCTGCTCCGGCAGCCGAGGCCGAGACCGAGACTGAGGAGGCCAAGTAA
- the tuf gene encoding elongation factor Tu — translation MAKAKFERTKPHVNIGTIGHVDHGKTTLTAAISKVLADKYPSATNVQRDFASIDSAPEERQRGITINISHVEYETPKRHYAHVDAPGHADYIKNMITGAAQMDGAILVVAATDGPMAQTREHVLLAKQVGVPYLLVALNKSDMVDDEEILELVELEVRELLSSQNFDGDNAPVVRVSGLKALEGDEKWVNSVLELMEAVDNSIPDPIRDKDKPFLMPIEDVFTITGRGTVVTGRAERGTLAINSEVEIVGIRPTQKTTVTGIEMFHKQLDEAWAGENCGLLLRGTKREDVERGQVVVKPGSVTPHTDFEGTAYILSKDEGGRHNPFYANYRPQFYFRTTDVTGVITLPEGTEMVMPGDTTDMTVALIQPIAMEEGLGFAIREGGRTVGAGTVVKIIK, via the coding sequence GTGGCTAAGGCCAAGTTCGAGCGGACTAAGCCGCACGTCAACATCGGAACCATCGGTCACGTCGACCACGGCAAGACCACGCTCACCGCGGCGATCTCGAAGGTGCTTGCTGACAAGTACCCGTCGGCCACCAACGTGCAGCGCGACTTCGCGTCGATCGACTCGGCTCCGGAAGAGCGTCAGCGCGGTATCACGATCAACATCTCGCACGTCGAGTACGAGACCCCGAAGCGCCACTACGCGCACGTTGACGCCCCTGGGCACGCCGACTACATCAAGAACATGATCACCGGTGCCGCTCAGATGGACGGCGCGATCCTCGTGGTCGCCGCCACCGACGGTCCCATGGCGCAGACCCGTGAGCACGTTCTGCTCGCCAAGCAGGTCGGCGTTCCGTACCTGCTGGTCGCGCTGAACAAGTCCGACATGGTCGACGACGAGGAGATCCTGGAGCTCGTCGAGCTCGAGGTTCGCGAGCTGCTCTCGAGCCAGAACTTCGACGGCGACAACGCCCCCGTCGTTCGCGTCTCGGGCCTCAAGGCTCTCGAGGGTGACGAGAAGTGGGTCAACTCCGTTCTCGAGCTCATGGAAGCCGTCGACAACTCCATCCCGGACCCGATCCGCGACAAGGACAAGCCGTTCCTGATGCCGATCGAGGACGTCTTCACGATCACCGGTCGTGGAACCGTCGTCACGGGCCGCGCCGAGCGTGGAACCCTCGCCATCAACTCCGAGGTCGAGATCGTCGGCATCCGCCCGACGCAGAAGACCACGGTCACCGGTATCGAGATGTTCCACAAGCAGCTCGACGAGGCATGGGCCGGCGAGAACTGTGGTCTGCTCCTCCGTGGCACCAAGCGCGAGGACGTCGAGCGCGGTCAGGTCGTCGTCAAGCCGGGTTCGGTCACGCCGCACACCGACTTCGAGGGCACCGCCTACATCCTGTCGAAGGATGAGGGTGGCCGTCACAACCCGTTCTACGCGAACTACCGTCCGCAGTTCTACTTCCGTACCACCGACGTCACCGGCGTCATCACGCTGCCCGAGGGCACCGAGATGGTCATGCCCGGCGACACCACCGACATGACGGTCGCGCTGATCCAGCCGATCGCCATGGAGGAGGGCCTCGGCTTCGCCATCCGTGAGGGTGGCCGCACCGTGGGCGCCGGTACCGTTGTGAAGATCATCAAGTAG
- the rpsH gene encoding 30S ribosomal protein S8 — translation MTMTDPVADMLTRLRNANSAHHDTVSMPHSKLKSHIADILKAEGYIAAWEVTDARVGKTLTLSLKFGPNRERSIAGIKRVSKPGLRVYAKSTEIPKVLGGLGVAILSTSSGLLTDRQAEKKGVGGEVLAYVW, via the coding sequence ATGACAATGACAGATCCGGTCGCAGACATGCTGACCAGACTGCGCAACGCGAACTCGGCGCACCATGACACCGTGTCGATGCCGCACTCGAAGCTCAAGTCGCACATCGCCGACATCCTCAAGGCGGAAGGCTACATCGCCGCCTGGGAGGTCACGGATGCGCGGGTCGGCAAGACGCTCACTCTGAGCCTCAAGTTCGGTCCGAACCGCGAGCGCTCCATCGCCGGCATCAAGCGCGTCTCGAAGCCCGGACTCCGCGTTTACGCGAAGTCCACCGAGATCCCCAAGGTCCTCGGCGGGCTCGGCGTCGCCATCCTGTCCACCTCCTCCGGTCTTCTGACCGACCGGCAGGCTGAGAAGAAGGGCGTGGGTGGGGAAGTCCTCGCCTACGTTTGGTAG
- the rplE gene encoding 50S ribosomal protein L5 → MTDTATAAGKIQPRLKQKYKNEISAQLAKDLGFTNPHQVPGLTKIVVNMGVGEAARDGKVMDGAVADLTKITGQKPQVTKARKSIAQFKLREGQPIGAHVTLRGDRMWEFLDRLLSLALPRIRDFRGLSDKQFDGTGNYTFGLTEQAMFHEIDQDRIDRVRGMDITVVTTARNDEEGRALLKQLGFPFRSNDASN, encoded by the coding sequence ATGACCGACACTGCAACCGCCGCTGGCAAAATCCAGCCGCGTCTCAAGCAGAAGTACAAGAACGAGATCTCGGCGCAGCTCGCGAAGGACCTCGGCTTCACCAACCCGCACCAGGTGCCGGGTCTGACGAAGATCGTCGTCAACATGGGTGTCGGCGAGGCTGCGCGCGACGGCAAGGTGATGGATGGTGCGGTCGCCGACCTCACCAAGATCACCGGCCAGAAGCCGCAGGTCACGAAGGCCCGCAAGTCGATCGCGCAGTTCAAACTGCGTGAGGGTCAGCCGATCGGTGCACACGTCACGCTGCGTGGCGACCGCATGTGGGAGTTCCTCGACCGTCTTCTCTCGCTCGCCCTTCCCCGTATCCGCGACTTCCGCGGTCTGTCGGACAAGCAGTTCGACGGCACGGGCAACTACACCTTCGGTCTCACGGAGCAGGCGATGTTCCACGAGATCGATCAGGACCGGATCGACCGCGTTCGCGGAATGGACATCACTGTGGTGACCACCGCGAGGAACGACGAAGAGGGCCGTGCGCTGCTCAAGCAGCTCGGCTTCCCCTTCCGTTCGAACGACGCGTCGAACTAG
- the rplC gene encoding 50S ribosomal protein L3, translating into MSNIETKTSRGLLGKKLGMTQVWDENNKLIPVTVIEITPNVVTQVRTPEVDGYNAVQIAYGQIDPRKVNKPSAGHFDKAGVTPRRHLTEVRTADAADYSAGQELTVDATFEAGQLVDVVGTSKGKGFAGVMKRHNFKGVSASHGAHRNHRKPGSIGASSTPSRVFKGMRMAGRMGGERVTVLNLKVQAIDAEKGLLLVKGAVPGARGRIVFVRNAVKGA; encoded by the coding sequence ATGTCGAACATCGAAACCAAGACCTCCCGTGGCCTCCTCGGCAAGAAGCTCGGAATGACCCAGGTCTGGGATGAGAACAACAAGCTCATCCCCGTGACCGTCATCGAGATCACGCCGAACGTCGTGACCCAGGTCCGCACCCCCGAGGTCGACGGCTACAACGCCGTTCAGATCGCCTACGGCCAGATCGACCCGCGCAAGGTCAACAAGCCGTCCGCCGGACACTTCGACAAGGCCGGCGTCACGCCGCGCCGTCACCTCACCGAGGTCCGCACCGCCGATGCCGCTGACTACAGCGCCGGCCAGGAGCTGACCGTCGACGCGACCTTCGAGGCCGGCCAGCTGGTCGACGTCGTCGGAACGTCGAAGGGCAAGGGCTTCGCCGGTGTGATGAAGCGTCACAACTTCAAGGGTGTCTCCGCCTCGCACGGTGCTCACCGCAACCACCGCAAGCCGGGTTCCATCGGCGCCTCCTCGACCCCGAGCCGTGTCTTCAAGGGCATGCGCATGGCCGGTCGCATGGGTGGCGAGCGCGTCACGGTCTTGAACCTCAAGGTTCAGGCGATCGACGCCGAGAAGGGCCTCCTGCTGGTCAAGGGAGCCGTTCCCGGTGCCCGTGGCCGCATCGTATTCGTCCGCAACGCAGTGAAGGGGGCCTAG
- the rplN gene encoding 50S ribosomal protein L14, translated as MIQQESRVKVADNTGAKELLTIRVLGGSGRRYAGLGDTIVATVKDAIPGGNVKKGDVVKAVIVRVVKQTRRPDGSYIKFDENAAVILKNDGDPRGTRIFGPVGRELRDKKFMKIISLAPEVI; from the coding sequence ATGATTCAGCAGGAATCCCGAGTCAAGGTCGCCGACAACACGGGCGCCAAAGAGCTGCTCACCATCCGCGTGCTGGGTGGGTCGGGCCGTCGTTACGCCGGTCTCGGCGACACGATCGTCGCGACGGTCAAAGACGCGATTCCGGGCGGCAACGTCAAGAAGGGCGACGTCGTCAAGGCCGTCATCGTGCGTGTGGTCAAGCAGACCCGTCGCCCGGACGGCTCGTACATCAAGTTCGATGAGAACGCCGCAGTGATCTTGAAGAACGACGGTGACCCGCGCGGCACCCGTATCTTCGGACCGGTCGGTCGCGAGCTCCGCGACAAGAAGTTCATGAAGATCATCTCGCTGGCACCGGAGGTTATCTAA
- the rplX gene encoding 50S ribosomal protein L24, with protein sequence MAKNIKKGDLVQVITGATQARGGDRGKQGRVIEVQVEKNRIIVEGVNFVTKHVRVGQTQRGTKTGGIETHEAPIHVSNVALVDPETKQPTRVGFRTETVTKDGVAKTVRVRYAKKSGKDL encoded by the coding sequence ATGGCGAAGAACATCAAGAAGGGTGACCTCGTGCAGGTCATCACTGGTGCGACCCAGGCTCGTGGCGGAGATCGCGGCAAGCAGGGTCGGGTCATCGAGGTGCAGGTCGAGAAGAACCGCATCATCGTCGAGGGCGTGAACTTCGTGACCAAGCACGTGCGCGTCGGACAGACCCAGCGCGGCACCAAGACCGGCGGCATCGAGACCCACGAGGCCCCGATCCACGTGTCGAACGTCGCCCTGGTCGACCCCGAGACCAAGCAGCCGACCCGCGTCGGCTTCCGCACGGAGACCGTGACGAAGGACGGCGTCGCCAAGACGGTCCGCGTTCGTTACGCCAAGAAGTCTGGTAAGGACCTGTAA
- the rplD gene encoding 50S ribosomal protein L4 — MATSIDVLDVKGKKAGSVELPAELFDVQTNIPLIHQVVVAQLAAARQGTHKTKRRGEVSGAGRKPFKQKGTGRARQGSIRAPQMTGGGIVHGPVPRSYAQRTPKKMIAAALLGALSDRARGSRLHAVESLALGETPSTKAVVEYLTGVATSKHVLIVLERDDAVSALSVRNIPTVHVLHFDQLNAYDVLVSDDIVFTKGALEAFIASKSNKEEVNA; from the coding sequence ATGGCTACCTCGATTGACGTCCTCGACGTCAAGGGCAAGAAGGCGGGCTCCGTCGAGCTCCCCGCCGAGCTCTTCGACGTTCAGACCAACATCCCGCTGATCCACCAGGTGGTCGTCGCCCAGCTCGCCGCTGCGCGTCAGGGAACCCACAAGACCAAGCGTCGTGGTGAGGTCTCCGGTGCCGGCCGCAAGCCGTTCAAGCAGAAGGGAACCGGTCGCGCTCGTCAGGGCTCGATCCGCGCCCCTCAGATGACCGGCGGTGGCATCGTCCACGGACCAGTGCCCCGCAGCTACGCGCAGCGCACCCCCAAGAAGATGATCGCCGCCGCCCTGCTCGGTGCCCTCAGCGACCGCGCCCGCGGAAGCCGGCTGCACGCCGTCGAGTCGCTCGCCCTCGGTGAGACCCCGTCGACCAAGGCCGTCGTGGAGTACCTGACCGGTGTCGCCACCTCGAAGCACGTGCTCATCGTGCTCGAGCGCGACGATGCGGTGAGCGCCCTGAGCGTCCGCAACATCCCGACCGTGCACGTGCTGCACTTCGACCAGCTGAACGCGTACGACGTTCTGGTGAGCGACGACATCGTCTTCACCAAGGGTGCGCTCGAAGCGTTCATCGCGTCGAAGTCCAACAAGGAAGAGGTGAACGCGTAA
- the rpsS gene encoding 30S ribosomal protein S19 translates to MPRSLKKGPFVDDHLLRKVVVANEANSKNVIKTWSRRSMIVPAMLGHTIAVHDGRKHIPVFVTETMVGHKLGEFAPTRTFRGHVKDDKKGRRR, encoded by the coding sequence ATGCCACGCAGTCTCAAAAAGGGCCCCTTCGTCGACGACCACCTGCTTCGCAAGGTCGTTGTGGCGAATGAGGCCAACAGCAAGAACGTGATCAAGACCTGGTCGCGCCGCTCGATGATCGTCCCGGCCATGCTGGGTCACACCATCGCGGTGCACGACGGTCGCAAGCACATCCCGGTGTTCGTCACCGAGACCATGGTTGGGCACAAGCTCGGCGAGTTCGCGCCCACCCGCACCTTCCGTGGACACGTGAAGGACGACAAGAAGGGTCGCCGCCGCTAA
- the rplB gene encoding 50S ribosomal protein L2, with amino-acid sequence MAIRKYKPTTPGRRGSSVADFAEITRSTPEKSLLRPLSKTGGRNNQGRITTRHIGGGHKRQYRVIDFRRNDKDGVNAKVAHIEYDPNRTARIALLHFVDGTKRYILAPNKLSQGDIVESGAGADIKPGNNLPLRNIPTGTVIHAIELKPGGGAKMARSAGASVRLVAKDGPYAQLRLPSGEIRNVDARCRATIGEVGNAEQSNINWGKAGRMRWKGVRPTVRGVAMNPVDHPHGGGEGKTSGGRHPVSPWGQKEGRTRHPNKESDKLIVRRRTAGKKRK; translated from the coding sequence ATGGCTATTCGTAAATACAAGCCCACGACCCCCGGTCGCCGCGGTTCGAGCGTCGCCGACTTCGCCGAGATCACCCGATCGACGCCCGAGAAGTCGCTGCTCCGCCCGCTCTCGAAGACCGGTGGCCGCAACAACCAGGGTCGCATCACGACCCGTCACATCGGTGGTGGCCACAAGCGCCAGTACCGTGTCATCGACTTCCGTCGCAATGACAAAGACGGCGTGAACGCCAAGGTCGCACACATCGAGTACGACCCCAACCGCACGGCGCGCATCGCGCTGCTCCACTTCGTGGACGGCACCAAGCGCTACATCCTCGCCCCGAACAAGCTGTCGCAGGGCGACATCGTCGAGTCGGGCGCCGGAGCGGACATCAAGCCGGGCAACAACCTGCCGCTGCGCAACATCCCCACCGGTACCGTCATCCACGCGATCGAGCTGAAGCCGGGCGGTGGCGCCAAGATGGCCCGCTCCGCCGGTGCGTCGGTTCGTCTCGTCGCCAAGGACGGTCCCTACGCGCAGCTCCGTCTGCCGTCGGGCGAGATCCGCAACGTGGATGCCCGCTGCCGCGCCACCATCGGCGAGGTCGGCAACGCCGAGCAGTCGAACATCAACTGGGGCAAGGCCGGCCGTATGCGCTGGAAGGGCGTTCGCCCGACCGTCCGCGGTGTCGCCATGAACCCGGTCGACCACCCGCACGGTGGTGGTGAGGGCAAGACCTCCGGTGGACGCCACCCGGTCAGCCCGTGGGGCCAGAAGGAAGGCCGCACCCGCCACCCCAACAAGGAAAGCGACAAGCTCATCGTTCGTCGCCGCACCGCCGGCAAGAAGCGTAAGTAG
- the rplW gene encoding 50S ribosomal protein L23: MPVNKDPRDVIIAPVVSEKSYGLIDEGKYTFLVDPRSNKTEIKLAIESIFKVQVASINTLNRQGKTRRTKFGQGKRKDTKRAIVTLKSGSIDIFTAVG, from the coding sequence ATGCCCGTCAACAAGGACCCGCGCGACGTCATCATCGCCCCCGTCGTCTCCGAGAAGAGCTATGGCCTGATCGACGAAGGCAAGTACACCTTCCTCGTCGACCCGCGCTCGAACAAGACCGAGATCAAGCTCGCCATCGAGAGCATCTTCAAGGTCCAGGTCGCGTCGATCAACACCCTGAACCGTCAGGGCAAGACCCGCCGCACCAAGTTCGGCCAGGGCAAGCGTAAGGACACCAAGCGTGCGATCGTCACGCTGAAGTCCGGTTCCATCGACATCTTCACGGCAGTTGGCTAA
- the rpsJ gene encoding 30S ribosomal protein S10 translates to MAGQKIRIRLKSYDHEVIDTSARKIVDTVTRAGATVVGPVPLPTEKNVVCVIRSPHKYKDSREHFEMRTHKRLIDIIDPTPKAVDSLMRLDLPADVNIEIKL, encoded by the coding sequence ATGGCGGGACAGAAGATCCGCATTCGGCTTAAGTCGTACGACCACGAGGTCATCGACACCTCGGCGCGCAAGATCGTCGACACCGTGACCCGTGCGGGCGCGACCGTTGTCGGCCCCGTGCCGCTTCCGACCGAGAAGAACGTGGTGTGCGTCATCCGTTCGCCCCACAAGTACAAGGACAGCCGCGAGCACTTCGAGATGCGCACACACAAGCGCCTCATCGACATCATCGACCCGACGCCCAAGGCCGTCGACTCGCTCATGCGTCTCGACCTGCCGGCCGACGTCAACATCGAGATCAAGCTCTAA
- a CDS encoding DUF11 domain-containing protein produces MKHIENADGTLIDSTPAGWAFTATSTGLSYSPQLLTTNGATGSVTYTLTVPAGATSVPVTVAETQKDNYQLVQQGGLNAVCTYADGTVVNVGTLGFKVNVPGNQNVRCVVVNREIPAAWSVSKTSDPASGTTVVPGQLITYTLNVQYTGGMLPNSLVITDDMSKVLDNATLVGDLEPTQGSAAIVGTNLVWTITGFDDSLSLSYTVRVNAGAYGVHIVNVLTVPPGGVCDESCTTDHPTPHWTLTKTADPASGSVVEPGQTITYTLTAKNDSDAEVTGATAVDSLGNVLDNAHLTGTLPAALSRSGNQLTWQVPTLEAGASETVSFSVIVNDDAAGVVIDNVVTPGQGGSCPPAPPYGPQPSDQPGCETTHRVPSVNLNIVKTHSTTDGGEGGVIDSGKNEVIDYQLAVGNTGTDAATGVTVTDALPAGLTFVAGSLVAPPGWSVTEAGSTLTFVYSGSLNPGATAVLTFRASVGDLSRSGIDVPYPNIDNRACVTSAQHDSDTSDNCSTDTTKVKSIAVSAQALCVNDAPVVSYSITPYNLTTAPKIALIWWTADAYAARNTSIPAGDEAALLANGASKVNYVTLPSGWVNGDTITGTQLWPGASVDASGHGNGWPGWRQLGDGTWVLDPAAPFYDLRTGAVVEVRINPTTASTVAYPPPSTHCDPAVTTTVAAGGSSTGLADTGSDTMGPLAGAAVLLGLGAGLVLWMRRRRGDVH; encoded by the coding sequence GTGAAGCACATCGAGAACGCCGACGGTACCCTTATCGACAGCACGCCGGCCGGCTGGGCGTTCACCGCGACGAGCACGGGGCTGTCCTACAGCCCGCAGCTGCTCACCACGAATGGTGCCACCGGTTCGGTGACGTACACGCTCACCGTGCCCGCGGGCGCCACCTCGGTGCCCGTGACCGTCGCTGAGACCCAGAAAGACAACTATCAGCTCGTGCAGCAGGGCGGTCTCAATGCGGTCTGCACCTACGCAGACGGCACCGTCGTCAACGTCGGGACGCTGGGCTTCAAGGTCAACGTCCCCGGCAACCAGAATGTTCGCTGCGTCGTCGTCAACCGCGAGATCCCGGCCGCCTGGTCGGTCTCGAAGACGAGCGATCCGGCCTCCGGCACGACGGTGGTTCCCGGTCAGCTCATCACCTACACGCTCAACGTGCAGTACACCGGCGGAATGCTCCCGAACTCGCTGGTGATCACCGACGACATGTCGAAGGTGCTCGATAACGCGACACTCGTCGGCGATCTCGAGCCCACGCAGGGGAGTGCCGCGATCGTCGGCACGAACCTGGTGTGGACCATCACCGGTTTCGACGACTCGCTCAGCCTGAGCTACACCGTGCGGGTGAACGCAGGCGCCTATGGCGTGCACATCGTCAACGTGCTGACCGTTCCGCCGGGAGGTGTGTGCGACGAGAGCTGCACGACCGACCACCCGACCCCGCACTGGACGCTGACCAAGACGGCGGACCCGGCCAGCGGCTCGGTCGTGGAACCCGGTCAGACCATCACCTACACGCTCACGGCGAAGAACGATTCGGATGCCGAGGTGACGGGCGCGACAGCGGTCGACTCGCTGGGCAACGTGCTCGACAACGCCCATCTCACCGGCACCCTGCCGGCTGCGCTCAGCCGTTCCGGGAATCAGCTCACCTGGCAGGTCCCGACGCTCGAGGCGGGGGCGAGCGAGACGGTGTCGTTCTCGGTGATCGTGAACGACGACGCCGCCGGTGTCGTCATCGACAATGTCGTCACGCCGGGCCAGGGCGGCTCCTGCCCGCCGGCGCCGCCATACGGCCCGCAACCGAGCGATCAGCCGGGCTGCGAGACGACCCACCGCGTGCCCAGCGTCAACCTGAACATCGTGAAGACCCACTCCACGACGGACGGCGGTGAAGGCGGAGTCATCGACTCGGGGAAGAACGAGGTCATCGACTATCAGCTGGCCGTCGGCAACACCGGAACGGATGCGGCGACGGGGGTCACGGTCACCGACGCACTGCCCGCGGGGCTGACCTTCGTGGCAGGCTCCCTCGTGGCGCCGCCCGGATGGAGTGTGACCGAGGCGGGCTCGACGCTCACCTTCGTGTACTCGGGCTCTCTGAACCCCGGGGCCACGGCTGTCCTGACCTTCCGGGCCTCCGTGGGTGACCTCTCGCGGTCCGGAATCGATGTTCCCTATCCCAACATCGACAACCGGGCCTGTGTCACCAGCGCCCAGCACGACTCCGACACCTCGGACAACTGCTCGACCGACACGACGAAGGTCAAGTCGATCGCGGTGAGCGCTCAGGCACTGTGTGTGAACGACGCCCCGGTGGTGTCGTACTCGATCACGCCGTACAACCTGACGACCGCACCGAAGATCGCGCTCATCTGGTGGACGGCCGACGCGTACGCCGCCCGCAATACCAGCATCCCGGCCGGAGATGAGGCGGCGCTGCTCGCCAACGGTGCGAGCAAGGTCAACTACGTCACTCTGCCGAGCGGCTGGGTGAACGGCGACACCATCACCGGTACCCAGCTCTGGCCGGGAGCCAGCGTGGACGCGAGCGGCCACGGCAACGGCTGGCCGGGCTGGCGCCAGCTGGGTGACGGCACCTGGGTGCTCGACCCGGCCGCACCGTTCTACGACCTGCGCACCGGTGCGGTCGTCGAGGTGCGGATCAACCCGACCACCGCATCCACCGTGGCTTACCCGCCGCCCTCGACGCACTGCGACCCGGCCGTGACCACGACCGTCGCCGCAGGCGGCTCCTCCACCGGGCTGGCCGACACGGGCAGCGACACGATGGGTCCGCTCGCCGGAGCCGCCGTGCTGCTGGGATTGGGCGCCGGACTGGTGCTCTGGATGCGTCGCCGTCGCGGTGATGTTCACTAG
- the rplP gene encoding 50S ribosomal protein L16, translated as MLIPRRVKHRKQHHPGRSGQATGGTKVSFGEFGIQALTPAYVTNRQIESARIAMTRHIKRGGKVWINIYPDRPLTKKPAETRMGSGKGSPEWWVANVKPGRVLFEVSGVDEQLAREAMTRAIHKLPLKARIIKREEGDA; from the coding sequence ATGTTGATCCCACGTAGAGTCAAGCACCGCAAGCAGCACCACCCCGGCCGTTCCGGCCAGGCCACTGGTGGCACGAAAGTGAGCTTCGGCGAGTTCGGCATCCAGGCCCTGACCCCCGCTTATGTGACCAACCGTCAGATCGAGTCCGCTCGTATCGCCATGACGCGTCACATCAAGCGTGGCGGCAAGGTGTGGATCAACATCTATCCCGACCGTCCGCTCACGAAGAAGCCGGCCGAAACCCGCATGGGTTCCGGTAAGGGTTCGCCGGAGTGGTGGGTCGCGAACGTCAAGCCGGGCCGGGTCCTCTTCGAGGTCTCGGGTGTCGACGAGCAGCTCGCTCGTGAGGCCATGACCCGTGCAATCCACAAGCTGCCCCTCAAGGCACGCATCATCAAGCGCGAGGAGGGCGACGCGTAA
- the rpsQ gene encoding 30S ribosomal protein S17: MAETTKAAAAESAADEALVRGYRKARRGYVTSDKMDKTIVVEVEDRVKHPLYGKVIRRTSKVKVHDENNSAGIGDLVLINETRPLSASKRWRLVEILEKAK; the protein is encoded by the coding sequence ATGGCTGAGACCACCAAGGCTGCGGCCGCGGAGTCGGCGGCCGACGAGGCCCTCGTCCGTGGATACCGCAAGGCCCGCCGCGGGTACGTGACCAGCGACAAGATGGACAAGACCATCGTCGTCGAGGTCGAAGACCGCGTGAAGCACCCCCTGTACGGCAAGGTCATCCGCCGTACCTCCAAGGTGAAGGTGCACGACGAGAACAACAGCGCCGGCATCGGCGACCTCGTTCTCATCAACGAGACCCGTCCGCTGAGTGCCTCGAAGCGCTGGCGCCTGGTTGAGATTCTGGAGAAGGCCAAATGA
- the rpsC gene encoding 30S ribosomal protein S3 encodes MGQKVNPYGFRLGITTDHVSRWFSDSTKPGQRYSDFVAEDVKIRRLLQTSLDRAGVSRIEIERTRDRVRVDIHTARPGIVIGRRGAEAERIRADLEKLTKKQIQLNILEVKNPEADAQLVAQGIAEQLSARVAFRRAMRKGLQGAQRAGAKGVRIQVSGRLGGAEMSRSEFYREGRVPLHTLRANIDYGFYEAKTTFGRIGVKVWIYKGDITNKELAREQANTKSTRPERNDRPRRGGRGNAPPRPRRPPQELRHNHVDPT; translated from the coding sequence ATGGGTCAGAAAGTCAATCCATACGGCTTCCGTCTGGGAATCACCACCGACCACGTGTCGCGTTGGTTCTCCGACAGCACCAAGCCGGGCCAGCGTTACAGCGACTTCGTCGCCGAGGACGTCAAGATCCGTCGTCTGCTGCAGACGTCGCTCGACCGCGCGGGTGTCTCGCGCATCGAGATCGAGCGCACCCGTGACCGCGTCCGCGTCGACATCCACACCGCCCGTCCGGGCATCGTGATCGGTCGCCGTGGCGCCGAGGCCGAGCGCATCCGCGCCGACCTCGAGAAGCTCACGAAGAAGCAGATCCAGTTGAACATCCTCGAGGTGAAGAACCCCGAGGCCGACGCTCAGCTCGTCGCTCAGGGCATCGCCGAGCAGCTCTCCGCCCGCGTGGCCTTCCGCCGCGCGATGCGCAAGGGTCTGCAGGGTGCCCAGCGCGCCGGCGCCAAGGGTGTCCGCATCCAGGTCTCGGGTCGCCTCGGCGGCGCCGAGATGAGCCGCTCGGAGTTCTACCGCGAGGGCCGCGTGCCCCTGCACACACTCCGCGCGAACATCGACTACGGCTTCTACGAGGCCAAGACCACGTTCGGTCGTATCGGTGTCAAGGTGTGGATCTACAAGGGCGACATCACGAACAAGGAACTCGCTCGCGAGCAGGCGAACACCAAGTCGACCCGCCCCGAGCGCAACGACCGTCCGCGTCGCGGTGGACGGGGCAACGCCCCGCCGAGACCGCGCCGGCCGCCGCAGGAGTTGAGGCATAACCATGTTGATCCCACGTAG